A single genomic interval of Pseudomonadota bacterium harbors:
- a CDS encoding DNA internalization-related competence protein ComEC/Rec2, with amino-acid sequence MSLIVPIAVAWLLALLLSAWSVGHDLRLELALAALALACCALLAAGAGARRWDLWGGVLSLATLLAGLSLGDAPQPRVAYPEAGLYRLRLRVQQVRHGPGNEASTRATVLEGSRVADHRPLLPGTRLLIGPRPLLEGSEVWLLAHVRPLTSFRNATARRQPRSSHPIDGLAWIPEVSPVRSVGISTPSLLVRLRQRVRTRLTKTLQPRTAGIARALILGDGRAVQTADRQAVRQAGLSHILAVSGLHVAIMSGVLVTLLRLLLLRCGWLARRFEARRLACLLGAPLALGVAAFAGGAPSAWRAAITAALGWLLVAAGRKPAPGPLTAAAGLAFTVAAPQDAARPGFLLSIVATAALVSAAPARRARFADRLLQAAVLSIRVTLATAPIVLWCFGSLPLIGVVANVVLAPAAAHVVIPLAALHSAVALVAPGAAGPTGWLMEHTSGAFIAACGWFGEAPGVDVPPLSPLQGTVLAVAALTLLALRSWPKRVWAAILATVVLFAFEVWQHHVGQPRDVLRVTFVDVGQGDAALIDLPDGRAMLIDAGGNPGGGPDPGTRALLPLLGERRRSRIDVVAITHPHPDHYGGLASLVDRIPIGELWDTGQGSAEQPDGEADKLFARARGRATRVIGPGELCDRPRQAGGARIEVLWPCPGYDPGLDLNDNSLVIRIAFGRHRFLFTGDIEREAEKALVRQGIDLRADVLKVPHHGSRTSTDPTFLAAVSPRLAVLSTGRGNRFGHPHAEVVQRLTAATRRLLRTDEDGGVVVTSDGNELRVRTWREQMGP; translated from the coding sequence ATGTCCCTCATCGTTCCGATAGCGGTTGCCTGGCTGCTGGCGTTGCTCCTTTCGGCTTGGAGCGTGGGCCACGACTTGCGGCTCGAGCTCGCTCTCGCGGCGCTCGCCTTGGCGTGCTGCGCTCTCCTTGCTGCGGGTGCCGGCGCGAGGCGCTGGGACCTGTGGGGTGGAGTGCTGTCGCTGGCGACGTTGCTGGCGGGGCTGAGCCTCGGCGATGCGCCACAACCTCGCGTCGCCTACCCGGAAGCCGGCCTGTATCGGCTGCGGCTCAGGGTGCAGCAGGTTCGCCATGGGCCGGGCAACGAGGCCAGCACGCGGGCAACGGTGCTCGAAGGAAGTCGGGTGGCAGACCACCGCCCGCTGTTGCCGGGCACGCGCTTGCTCATCGGGCCCCGTCCCCTGCTCGAGGGGAGCGAAGTTTGGCTCCTGGCCCATGTGCGGCCCCTCACGAGCTTCCGCAATGCGACGGCTCGCCGACAGCCGCGCTCGTCGCATCCTATTGACGGCCTTGCCTGGATACCTGAGGTGTCACCCGTGCGCAGTGTCGGTATTTCGACACCGAGCCTGCTGGTCAGGCTCAGGCAGCGCGTGAGAACACGGCTCACGAAAACGCTGCAGCCGCGAACGGCCGGCATCGCGCGCGCGCTCATCCTGGGCGATGGGCGTGCGGTGCAAACCGCCGACAGGCAGGCGGTGCGGCAGGCAGGCCTCTCGCACATCCTGGCTGTTTCAGGGCTGCACGTGGCGATCATGAGCGGCGTGCTCGTGACGCTGCTGCGCCTGTTGCTGCTGCGCTGCGGGTGGCTCGCGAGGCGCTTCGAGGCCCGGCGGCTGGCGTGCCTGCTGGGGGCTCCGCTCGCGCTCGGTGTGGCAGCATTCGCGGGTGGCGCCCCGAGTGCGTGGCGGGCCGCCATCACGGCTGCGCTTGGCTGGTTGTTGGTCGCCGCAGGCAGGAAGCCGGCACCCGGGCCCTTGACCGCCGCTGCCGGACTCGCCTTCACCGTTGCTGCGCCCCAAGATGCAGCCCGGCCGGGGTTTCTCCTCTCCATCGTCGCAACCGCCGCGCTCGTGTCCGCGGCTCCCGCTCGTCGCGCCCGCTTCGCCGACCGCTTGCTGCAGGCTGCGGTCTTGAGCATCAGGGTGACGCTGGCCACTGCTCCCATTGTGTTGTGGTGCTTTGGCAGCTTGCCGCTGATAGGCGTCGTTGCCAACGTCGTTCTGGCTCCCGCCGCGGCCCATGTAGTGATCCCGCTTGCGGCGCTGCACTCCGCTGTGGCCCTTGTGGCGCCCGGTGCAGCTGGGCCCACCGGCTGGCTCATGGAGCACACAAGCGGGGCCTTCATCGCTGCCTGCGGCTGGTTCGGTGAGGCGCCCGGGGTCGATGTGCCACCGCTCAGCCCGCTCCAGGGCACCGTGTTGGCCGTCGCAGCGCTGACCTTGCTGGCGTTGCGCAGCTGGCCCAAGCGCGTGTGGGCCGCGATCCTGGCCACGGTTGTCCTTTTCGCGTTCGAAGTGTGGCAGCACCATGTGGGACAGCCCCGGGACGTGTTGCGCGTCACCTTCGTGGATGTGGGTCAGGGGGATGCGGCACTCATAGATCTGCCGGACGGCCGGGCCATGCTGATCGACGCCGGAGGCAACCCAGGCGGCGGCCCCGATCCCGGGACCCGGGCGCTGCTACCGCTTCTGGGAGAACGACGCCGCTCCCGCATCGACGTGGTTGCCATAACCCACCCACACCCGGATCATTACGGAGGGCTTGCCTCGCTGGTCGATCGCATACCCATCGGTGAGCTGTGGGACACGGGGCAGGGCAGCGCCGAGCAGCCTGACGGGGAGGCCGACAAGCTGTTCGCTCGTGCGCGGGGGCGCGCAACCCGTGTCATCGGTCCAGGAGAGCTTTGCGATCGACCTCGGCAGGCGGGCGGCGCCCGCATCGAGGTGCTGTGGCCGTGTCCCGGCTACGATCCAGGTCTCGATCTGAACGACAACTCGCTGGTGATTCGTATCGCCTTTGGCCGCCATCGCTTCTTGTTCACAGGCGACATCGAGCGCGAGGCCGAGAAGGCGCTCGTGCGGCAAGGGATCGATCTGCGGGCGGATGTGCTCAAGGTTCCGCACCACGGGTCTCGTACGTCCACCGATCCGACTTTTCTGGCGGCGGTGTCACCCAGGCTCGCCGTGCTGAGCACAGGGCGGGGCAATCGCTTCGGGCACCCGCACGCCGAGGTAGTACAGCGCCTCACGGCAGCAACGCGCAGACTCTTGCGCACCGACGAGGACGGTGGCGTGGTGGTCACCAGCGACGGCAACGAGCTCCGGGTTCGGACCTGGAGGGAGCAGATGGGTCCTTAG
- a CDS encoding MerR family transcriptional regulator — MTSGPIQLGPARRGGRPVAPRMLRVGDLARQTGKTVRALHLYEELGLLEPAHRSKGGYRLYYADSVLRVSWITKLQDMGFSLSEIKAIVGQFEASSSAPSAMHQIESLFRDRLAETRAQLKRLRQLEGELEASLEYLRTCGTCDPRRLLNACGTCELHEAAEEEPDLVAGFRAQQSAARG; from the coding sequence ATGACCTCAGGCCCCATTCAACTCGGTCCCGCCAGGCGGGGTGGAAGACCCGTTGCGCCCAGAATGCTGCGCGTCGGGGACCTCGCCCGCCAGACCGGCAAGACCGTACGAGCCCTGCACCTGTACGAGGAGCTCGGCCTGCTCGAGCCCGCCCATCGATCCAAGGGTGGCTACCGTCTGTACTACGCGGATTCCGTTCTGCGCGTCAGCTGGATCACGAAATTGCAGGACATGGGCTTCTCGCTGTCGGAGATCAAGGCCATCGTGGGGCAGTTCGAGGCCAGTAGCTCGGCACCCAGTGCCATGCACCAGATCGAGTCGCTGTTTCGCGATCGGCTGGCGGAGACACGCGCACAGCTCAAGCGCCTGCGTCAACTCGAAGGCGAGCTCGAAGCCAGCCTCGAGTATCTACGGACCTGCGGCACGTGCGACCCCCGGCGCCTGCTGAACGCATGCGGTACCTGCGAGCTCCACGAAGCCGCCGAAGAGGAGCCCGATCTTGTAGCAGGCTTTCGTGCACAGCAGAGCGCAGCCCGCGGCTGA
- a CDS encoding DNA repair exonuclease → MKFVHAADLHLDSPMVGLRRYEGAPVEEIRAATRRALENLVELCIAERAELLLLAGDLYDGDWRDYSTGLFFAAQMSRLREASVRVVWIRGNHDAASQITRHLRLPEGMHELSPLEPATCTLEDLGVAVHGQGFAKRAITADLAATYPEPIPGLFNIGLLHTCLTGRVGHDPYAPCTTEALVNRGYAYWALGHVHRREIVCSDPWIVFPGNLQGRHAREVGDKGATLVTVQDGAVSRVDHVALDVVRFCRSEIDLSDLGSPDDMLEHARRLLERAAAAAEGRTLAARIALVGSGALQQRLEADPERWENEVRVLATDLGGYGVWLERLDFVPGPLASDPTTQGAEVLQRLLGSMHRLRREPRALEALMSELGPLRSKLPPEVRAAPEGEGLRLDSPSALGALLDDAERLLRSKLVPADERS, encoded by the coding sequence TTGAAGTTCGTTCACGCTGCCGACCTGCATCTGGACAGCCCAATGGTTGGGCTCAGGCGCTACGAAGGCGCGCCAGTCGAGGAGATCCGCGCCGCCACGAGGCGAGCGCTGGAGAATCTGGTTGAGCTCTGCATAGCGGAGCGGGCAGAGCTCTTGCTGCTGGCCGGTGATCTGTACGATGGCGACTGGCGGGACTACTCGACAGGCCTCTTTTTCGCCGCGCAGATGTCGCGGCTGCGAGAAGCGAGCGTGCGGGTCGTGTGGATCCGCGGCAACCACGACGCTGCCAGCCAGATTACCCGCCACCTGCGTCTGCCCGAGGGTATGCATGAGCTTTCACCGCTCGAGCCGGCAACCTGCACGCTCGAGGATCTGGGTGTCGCCGTGCACGGCCAGGGCTTCGCCAAGCGGGCGATCACCGCGGATCTTGCCGCGACCTATCCGGAGCCCATCCCGGGCCTGTTCAACATCGGCCTGTTGCATACGTGCCTTACCGGGCGGGTCGGCCACGATCCGTATGCGCCTTGCACCACGGAAGCCCTGGTCAACAGGGGCTACGCATACTGGGCCCTAGGACACGTGCACCGGCGAGAGATCGTGTGCTCCGACCCCTGGATCGTGTTTCCGGGCAACCTGCAGGGCCGGCATGCGCGCGAGGTGGGCGACAAGGGCGCAACGCTGGTGACGGTCCAAGACGGCGCGGTGAGCCGGGTTGACCACGTAGCTCTGGACGTCGTGCGCTTCTGCCGCTCGGAGATCGACCTCAGCGACCTCGGCAGCCCCGACGACATGCTGGAGCACGCGCGCCGGCTCCTGGAGCGGGCCGCCGCAGCGGCCGAAGGGCGCACCCTTGCCGCGCGGATCGCGCTGGTGGGCAGCGGGGCACTTCAGCAGCGCCTGGAGGCCGATCCGGAACGATGGGAAAACGAGGTTCGCGTGCTCGCGACCGACCTCGGCGGCTACGGCGTGTGGCTCGAACGCCTGGACTTCGTTCCCGGGCCTTTGGCCAGCGATCCCACGACCCAGGGTGCGGAGGTGCTTCAGCGCCTGCTCGGGTCGATGCATCGGCTCAGGCGAGAGCCTCGGGCGCTGGAGGCGCTGATGAGCGAGCTCGGCCCGCTACGCAGCAAGCTGCCACCCGAGGTGCGGGCGGCTCCCGAGGGCGAGGGCCTGCGCCTGGACAGCCCGTCCGCTCTTGGAGCCCTGCTGGACGACGCGGAGCGCTTGCTGCGCAGCAAATTGGTACCAGCGGACGAACGGTCGTGA
- a CDS encoding PDZ domain-containing protein — MKPDTPDTLTCVGHTPRRYVSAAALLLAFSSAAAGGCAYPRRTTRVQPAVGTIKAADRPDNLWELRLESADVPPRKASGHRWDDDGSKPDPFFRLQIDGREVWRSPTRPDTLQPAWRSPLPRNIHITRRSRLQLELWDDDGPSADPIGVMQRRGLPASMVIGASTRLSFRSMAVVTLSLHRAKAHRGIGIRLFEVHSDELRVLEVEPYSPAARAGIKIDDRIVAIGEQAVAELGEQAAVGQLSLAADKQAALSVVGADGRTRKVNLDSGYLWLTM; from the coding sequence ATGAAACCGGATACGCCCGATACGCTGACATGTGTTGGCCACACGCCTCGCCGTTACGTGTCGGCGGCCGCGCTGCTGCTTGCGTTTTCCAGTGCGGCCGCCGGCGGCTGTGCGTACCCGCGGCGCACGACCCGCGTCCAGCCCGCCGTAGGTACCATCAAAGCGGCGGACCGGCCCGACAACCTTTGGGAGCTGCGGCTCGAGAGCGCCGATGTCCCGCCTCGCAAGGCATCGGGGCACCGCTGGGACGATGACGGCAGCAAGCCCGACCCCTTTTTTCGCCTGCAGATCGACGGTCGCGAAGTGTGGCGAAGCCCAACGCGGCCCGACACGCTGCAGCCGGCATGGCGTTCGCCCCTGCCACGCAACATCCACATCACACGCCGATCGCGTTTGCAGCTCGAGCTCTGGGACGATGACGGCCCCTCGGCGGATCCCATCGGTGTCATGCAGCGGCGGGGTCTGCCGGCGTCGATGGTGATTGGCGCGAGCACGCGTTTGTCCTTTCGCAGCATGGCGGTGGTGACGCTTTCGCTGCACCGGGCCAAGGCGCACCGCGGCATCGGCATCCGGTTGTTCGAGGTCCATAGCGACGAGCTGAGGGTGCTCGAGGTCGAGCCCTACTCGCCGGCGGCGCGTGCAGGCATCAAGATCGACGACCGCATCGTGGCCATCGGCGAGCAGGCCGTTGCCGAGCTAGGCGAGCAGGCAGCGGTCGGCCAGCTATCCCTTGCCGCAGACAAACAGGCCGCGCTGAGCGTCGTGGGAGCCGACGGACGCACGCGCAAGGTCAACCTGGACTCGGGCTATCTGTGGCTCACGATGTGA
- a CDS encoding AAA family ATPase, whose product MRLLELALLAFGPFSNLTLSFRAPGPKLVVVHGRNEAGKSTVLRAVSALLYGIPRRTTDVQVHTASALRIGGVLELEDGTELHLVRRRSDFADLLDPAGQPMDEAVLTRALGGLPQSLFGAMFGLSHDSLREGADALLRGGGDVGESLFDASLGGRAVHDVLGELRRESDALFRPRGKSPRLNVALRRLREAKERSRKAGLGLDAWLQQEQAIAQAGSEIEQLKQRRHRLRVEHKGLERARQVLPLLGRLQQLRGKRSALGDVVLLPSSASSERVELQRKLLACLSERQRVEQDTATLTLRRRELVVREELAQVDEPTMEALTADFGRFRAAASDLPRRRAEAKALREEVRTSLDRLSCVRSIDQARETRVPSALQARIRRLAHEQGALEASISQLERNAGNRRRKLDALAAQMSSLPAVQGLEPLRRALVAAQGLGDIDSIIGQRRAEREQIKTRTEVEAASLGLSSADPAALVALALPGIETVELHASQQRERDARRAELTRRERELLRSKSDTQQQIDELRRQGDVPTESELGERRQARARAWQQLRAHMGRPARNDVPGIPAAPLGCQPGERVTPAGQGSDSACGDRVLAYEQLVAETDEIADRLRREAGRVAKLAGLLAATSRHDNDSQRLQAEQRELTGSEQAGQRAWNELWSPRGLSPASPVEMRGWMARFQELRAQAMRQLELDRELERLVARRRQQRALLRERLGEAGRCHQAEQSTDTLGPVIDQALALVAELEQRASQARMLAQSFQIEQAELGDLEREVGDSTLAHATWSASWKEAIVQLGIPAEATPAEALAELDAFVNVRSKLAELDRLERRIGAMERDGERFLARARELAERTCPELRDLQPEVAAERLLRMQRNHKQRLEARRRLDEDLADKRELLAELSGREAQAQRGLALLMQAARATSIERLELAEQQSEAALRLDSELLETEAQLLAAGQGAGLETLLAETRDLDVDAVGVRSAETESELEQIEQELERASEILVRNEAGLALQKDRSAAQAAAEVQHCVAEVAAHARGYLRARLATLVLEREIERYCNEYQAPLLARASELVQALTLGRYTQVHAAVDSRGGTALRCERNDGVQVPVDGLSDGTRDQLYLALRLASLERYAARGCGLPLVLDDALVHFDDKRAAAALRVLSDLTRRTQVLLFTHHTQVVDLARKAVGRQLLLERDLPEPTQPRPAQPALPLGP is encoded by the coding sequence GTGAGACTGCTCGAGCTCGCGTTGCTCGCGTTTGGGCCGTTCAGCAACCTGACCCTGAGCTTCCGAGCCCCGGGGCCCAAGCTCGTCGTCGTGCACGGCCGCAACGAGGCGGGCAAGAGCACCGTGCTCCGGGCGGTGTCGGCACTTCTGTACGGGATTCCCCGCAGGACGACCGACGTGCAGGTGCATACCGCCTCGGCACTGCGCATCGGAGGCGTGCTTGAACTCGAGGACGGCACGGAGCTGCACCTGGTTCGGCGCCGGAGCGATTTCGCCGATCTGCTGGATCCCGCCGGTCAACCCATGGATGAGGCCGTGTTGACGCGCGCCCTCGGAGGCCTGCCGCAATCGCTCTTTGGGGCCATGTTCGGCCTGAGCCATGACAGCTTGAGGGAGGGCGCGGATGCGTTGCTGCGCGGTGGAGGCGACGTTGGAGAGAGCTTGTTCGACGCGTCGCTTGGAGGACGTGCGGTGCATGACGTGCTGGGCGAGCTGCGCCGGGAATCGGATGCCTTGTTTCGTCCGCGCGGAAAGAGCCCCAGGCTCAACGTGGCGCTTCGGCGCCTGCGTGAGGCCAAGGAGCGAAGCCGCAAGGCTGGTCTGGGCCTTGACGCTTGGCTGCAGCAAGAACAGGCGATCGCCCAGGCCGGCAGCGAGATCGAGCAGCTGAAGCAGCGACGGCACCGGCTGCGCGTGGAGCACAAGGGCCTGGAGCGGGCGCGGCAGGTGCTGCCGCTCTTGGGACGACTGCAGCAGCTGCGAGGGAAGCGCTCGGCGCTGGGCGACGTGGTGTTGCTGCCGAGCAGCGCCAGCAGCGAGCGAGTCGAGCTGCAGCGCAAACTGCTGGCTTGTCTCAGCGAACGCCAGCGCGTGGAGCAGGATACCGCCACGCTCACGCTGCGCAGGCGAGAGCTCGTCGTGCGCGAGGAGCTGGCTCAGGTGGACGAGCCTACCATGGAGGCTCTGACTGCGGATTTCGGCCGCTTCCGCGCGGCGGCCTCGGACCTGCCACGCCGGCGCGCCGAGGCCAAGGCGCTGCGGGAGGAGGTCAGAACGTCGCTCGACCGACTCAGCTGCGTAAGGAGCATCGATCAGGCCAGGGAGACGCGCGTGCCGTCGGCGCTTCAGGCACGGATTCGCAGGCTTGCGCACGAACAGGGTGCCCTGGAGGCTTCGATCTCCCAACTCGAGCGCAACGCCGGCAACCGGCGGCGCAAGCTGGACGCGCTGGCAGCACAAATGAGCAGCTTGCCGGCCGTGCAAGGGCTCGAGCCGTTGCGGCGCGCGCTCGTCGCGGCGCAGGGCCTCGGGGACATCGACTCCATCATCGGGCAGCGTCGTGCCGAGCGCGAGCAGATCAAGACCCGGACCGAGGTCGAGGCCGCGAGCCTCGGTTTGTCGAGCGCCGATCCCGCGGCGCTTGTCGCGCTGGCCTTGCCGGGGATCGAGACGGTCGAGCTTCATGCAAGCCAGCAGCGGGAACGCGACGCGCGTCGTGCCGAGCTGACTCGCCGCGAGCGCGAGCTGCTTCGCAGCAAGTCGGATACGCAGCAGCAGATCGACGAGCTTCGCCGCCAGGGGGACGTGCCGACGGAGTCCGAGCTCGGCGAGCGCCGTCAAGCGAGAGCCCGGGCGTGGCAGCAGCTGCGGGCGCACATGGGCCGGCCGGCGCGAAACGACGTTCCGGGCATTCCGGCAGCGCCGTTGGGGTGTCAGCCCGGCGAGCGGGTGACCCCGGCCGGACAGGGCAGCGACTCCGCTTGCGGCGATCGGGTGCTCGCTTACGAGCAGCTGGTCGCCGAAACAGACGAGATTGCCGACCGGCTGCGCAGAGAGGCCGGCCGCGTGGCCAAGCTCGCCGGGCTGCTCGCCGCGACAAGCCGCCATGACAACGACAGCCAGCGCTTGCAAGCCGAACAGCGGGAGCTTACCGGGTCCGAGCAGGCGGGTCAGCGCGCCTGGAACGAGCTGTGGTCCCCCCGCGGACTGTCACCCGCTTCGCCGGTCGAGATGCGCGGCTGGATGGCGCGATTTCAGGAGCTCAGAGCGCAGGCCATGCGCCAACTCGAGCTCGATCGCGAGCTCGAACGCCTGGTCGCGCGGCGCCGGCAGCAGCGCGCGTTGCTCCGCGAGCGCTTGGGCGAGGCGGGCCGGTGCCACCAGGCCGAGCAGTCCACCGATACGCTGGGTCCTGTGATCGACCAGGCGCTCGCGCTCGTGGCCGAGCTGGAGCAGCGCGCGTCGCAAGCGCGCATGCTCGCTCAGAGCTTCCAGATCGAGCAGGCCGAGCTAGGGGACCTGGAGCGTGAAGTCGGCGACAGCACCCTTGCGCACGCGACGTGGTCTGCGAGCTGGAAGGAAGCGATCGTGCAGCTTGGGATTCCGGCCGAGGCGACGCCGGCCGAGGCGTTGGCCGAGCTCGACGCCTTCGTGAACGTGCGAAGCAAGCTCGCGGAGCTCGACCGCCTCGAGAGGCGCATCGGCGCCATGGAGCGCGACGGCGAGCGGTTTCTGGCGCGCGCGCGAGAGCTCGCGGAGCGGACATGCCCGGAGCTTCGAGATTTGCAGCCCGAAGTCGCGGCGGAGCGCTTGTTGCGCATGCAGCGAAACCACAAGCAGCGCTTGGAGGCGAGGCGGCGCCTGGACGAGGATCTCGCCGACAAACGCGAGCTCCTAGCCGAGCTGAGCGGCCGCGAAGCTCAGGCACAGCGGGGCCTCGCGCTGCTCATGCAGGCGGCCCGCGCCACCAGCATCGAGCGACTCGAGCTCGCCGAACAGCAATCGGAGGCTGCTCTGCGACTGGACTCGGAGCTTTTGGAGACCGAGGCTCAACTGCTGGCCGCCGGTCAGGGGGCTGGCCTCGAGACGCTGCTGGCCGAAACACGCGACCTCGATGTGGATGCGGTCGGCGTGCGCAGCGCGGAAACGGAGAGCGAGCTCGAGCAGATCGAGCAGGAGCTAGAGCGCGCGAGCGAGATCCTGGTGAGGAACGAGGCCGGGCTCGCTCTGCAAAAGGACCGATCGGCGGCTCAGGCAGCTGCCGAGGTGCAGCACTGCGTCGCCGAAGTCGCGGCCCACGCCCGGGGTTACCTGCGCGCGCGACTCGCCACGCTCGTGCTCGAGCGCGAAATCGAGCGCTATTGCAACGAGTATCAGGCGCCCCTGCTCGCGCGCGCGAGCGAGCTTGTGCAAGCGCTCACGCTGGGCCGTTACACGCAGGTTCATGCCGCGGTCGATAGCCGCGGAGGGACCGCCTTGCGCTGCGAGCGCAACGATGGAGTCCAGGTGCCCGTAGACGGCTTGAGCGATGGAACGCGCGATCAGCTGTACTTGGCGTTGCGACTGGCCAGCCTCGAACGCTATGCCGCGCGCGGCTGCGGATTGCCGCTGGTGCTCGATGATGCATTGGTGCACTTCGACGATAAGCGCGCTGCCGCGGCGCTGCGCGTGCTTTCGGACCTGACCCGGCGCACGCAGGTGCTCTTGTTCACTCACCACACCCAGGTCGTGGATCTGGCCCGCAAGGCGGTTGGACGGCAATTGCTGCTCGAGCGGGACCTGCCCGAGCCGACGCAGCCCAGACCCGCGCAACCGGCGCTGCCGCTCGGACCGTAA